The sequence ATTTCAAGAGGCAGACACGCAGCAGCTCCCGTTCGAAGACGATCAGTTTCAAATTGTCTCGGTCGCTTTTGGCCTGCGTAACGTTGCTGATACCGATGTCGGATTGAAAGAGATGACTCGTGTTTGTCGGCCCGGCGGCAAGGTAGCCGTGCTCGAATTCTCGCAGCCGCGCTGGCAACCGTTCCGCGGGATTTACCAGTTCTACTTTAAGAACATCTTGCCACGAGTTGGTCAGGCGTTGGCCAAGAACAAACAAGATGCCTACAAATATCTGCCCGATAGCGTGGGCGAGTTTCCTCATGGCGAAGCTTTGGCCGAACGGATGCGACAAGCTGGCCTCAAAGAAGTCTTCTACAAACCGTTCACATTTGGCGTGGCCACTTTGTACGTGGGGACCAAATGAGCTTGCCGATTGTCGTGGCGATCACCGGTGCCAGCGGAGCCGTTTATGCGCGGCGATTGCTTAGTGTGCTGCACCATTGCGGTTACGACATCCAGTTG comes from Bremerella cremea and encodes:
- the ubiE gene encoding bifunctional demethylmenaquinone methyltransferase/2-methoxy-6-polyprenyl-1,4-benzoquinol methylase UbiE, with amino-acid sequence MAIDKSGTRVRQMFSEIAGSYDRMNHLLSMNIDKYWRWRTVKIVPPTGDSPILDVCTGTGDLALAYYKAGQGKVKIEATDFCPEMLEVGEVKKQKLGINGQVRFQEADTQQLPFEDDQFQIVSVAFGLRNVADTDVGLKEMTRVCRPGGKVAVLEFSQPRWQPFRGIYQFYFKNILPRVGQALAKNKQDAYKYLPDSVGEFPHGEALAERMRQAGLKEVFYKPFTFGVATLYVGTK